A genomic segment from Propioniciclava sp. MC1595 encodes:
- a CDS encoding CapA family protein: MAPVLFLRALAAAGTAGVLVLAVNAVATIGPGSAGSAPGAIVPALPDPGPVPGQPLVGDDPVTIAFAGDVHFEKQLAPVAADPQGLASLSPHLGAADLTIVNLESAVTDGGGRRMAGKQFTFATPPSGLTTLSNAGVDVVSLANNHGVDFGAKGLEQTLAARAGSPVAMVGIGANAAEAFAPSVHTVDGVSIAVLAATQLRDHTTVYFRAGEDKAGVASMEDPERLLAAVREAAATHDVVVVVPHWGVEKHTCPSAKQVAAARQLADAGADVVVGGHSHRVMGSGWLGDTYVGYGLGNFVWFRNTTFPGRSTGVLTVEVDKGQVAAKRKALAQGEPSPGPVVVRDAWQPLSITASGIPAADPETAQQMLADRGAALACSGLDAAPRSAPLVATAPGR; this comes from the coding sequence ATGGCTCCCGTCCTCTTCCTTCGTGCCCTCGCCGCAGCGGGCACCGCCGGAGTCCTCGTGCTCGCCGTCAACGCCGTGGCCACCATCGGACCGGGCAGCGCCGGCTCCGCGCCGGGTGCGATCGTCCCCGCCCTCCCCGACCCGGGCCCCGTCCCCGGCCAGCCACTGGTCGGCGACGACCCGGTCACGATCGCCTTCGCCGGCGACGTCCACTTCGAGAAGCAGCTCGCCCCGGTGGCCGCCGACCCGCAGGGGCTGGCGTCCCTGTCGCCCCACCTGGGCGCGGCCGATCTGACCATCGTCAACCTCGAGTCGGCCGTGACCGACGGGGGCGGGAGGCGGATGGCCGGCAAGCAGTTCACCTTCGCGACCCCGCCCTCGGGCCTCACCACGCTCTCCAACGCCGGCGTGGACGTGGTCTCCCTGGCCAACAACCACGGCGTCGACTTCGGCGCCAAGGGCCTGGAGCAGACGCTCGCGGCCCGGGCCGGCTCCCCCGTCGCCATGGTCGGCATCGGGGCGAACGCGGCCGAGGCCTTCGCGCCGTCCGTCCACACGGTCGACGGCGTGTCGATCGCCGTGCTGGCGGCCACCCAGCTGCGCGACCACACGACGGTCTACTTCCGCGCCGGTGAGGACAAGGCCGGCGTGGCGAGCATGGAGGACCCCGAGCGGCTGCTGGCCGCCGTGCGCGAGGCGGCCGCCACCCACGACGTCGTGGTGGTCGTGCCGCACTGGGGCGTGGAGAAGCACACGTGCCCCTCCGCCAAGCAGGTCGCCGCAGCGAGGCAGCTGGCGGACGCCGGGGCCGACGTGGTCGTGGGCGGCCACAGCCACCGCGTGATGGGCAGCGGCTGGCTGGGCGACACCTACGTCGGCTATGGGCTGGGCAACTTCGTGTGGTTCCGCAACACGACCTTCCCCGGGCGTTCCACCGGCGTGCTGACCGTCGAGGTCGACAAGGGGCAGGTCGCGGCCAAGAGAAAGGCGCTCGCCCAGGGCGAGCCATCGCCCGGCCCCGTGGTCGTCCGGGACGCGTGGCAGCCCTTGTCGATCACGGCGTCCGGCATCCCGGCCGCCGACCCGGAGACGGCGCAGCAGATGCTGGCCGACCGGGGCGCGGCCCTGGCGTGCAGCGGCCTCGACGCCGCCCCGCGCTCAGCGCCCCTGGTCGCCACCGCCCCCGGCCGGTAG
- a CDS encoding cytosine permease, whose translation MTASQPVQQPAPGFDEATKSRLIETNGIDIISESERTAKPRDLFWPWFAANVSVFGMGYAAFIYGFGVSFWQALVVALIGIPISFALCGIIAIAGKRGSVPTMVLSRAAFGVHGQKLPGIVSWLLSIGWETFLAIMAVLATATVFDRLGIGGGATTKIIAAVAVAALIVIASVLGYHTIMKLQSVLTWITGAITIVYMLLTVSHIDWAAVQSIPSGSVGQLMGALTMVMTGFGLGWINIAADWSRYQHRDASNGSIVLWNTLGGSVAPVILVTFGLLLAGSDPALSEGIASDPIGTLATILPIWVLIPFWITAVLALVSGAVLGIYSSGLTLLSLGIRIPRPAAAAIDGVILTIGTIWVVFFAENFLGPFQSFLLILGVPMASWAGILIADIVTRKRPYDELALFEPTGRYQAFDWVSIGTLVVATIIGWGLVINQFAGDAPWANWQGYLLEPLGLGTRTVVEGVEAWDGVWPWANLGVLLALLLSFVVTLIARRGTIARQEERA comes from the coding sequence ATGACCGCATCACAGCCGGTGCAGCAGCCGGCCCCGGGCTTCGACGAAGCCACGAAGAGCCGCCTCATCGAAACCAACGGCATCGACATCATCAGCGAGTCCGAGCGGACCGCGAAGCCCCGCGACCTTTTCTGGCCCTGGTTCGCCGCCAACGTGTCCGTGTTCGGCATGGGGTATGCCGCCTTCATCTACGGCTTCGGCGTCTCGTTCTGGCAGGCGCTCGTCGTGGCGCTCATCGGCATCCCGATCTCGTTCGCGCTCTGCGGCATCATAGCGATCGCCGGCAAGCGCGGCTCGGTGCCCACGATGGTGCTTTCCCGCGCCGCGTTCGGCGTCCACGGGCAGAAGCTGCCGGGCATCGTGAGCTGGCTGCTGTCGATCGGCTGGGAGACGTTCCTCGCCATCATGGCCGTGCTCGCCACCGCGACGGTGTTCGACCGGCTGGGCATCGGCGGGGGCGCGACGACCAAGATCATCGCGGCGGTCGCCGTCGCGGCCCTCATCGTCATCGCGTCAGTGCTCGGGTACCACACGATCATGAAGCTGCAGTCCGTGCTGACCTGGATCACCGGCGCGATCACGATCGTGTACATGCTCCTCACCGTCAGCCACATCGACTGGGCGGCCGTGCAGTCGATCCCGTCGGGCTCGGTGGGCCAGCTGATGGGCGCCCTCACCATGGTGATGACCGGCTTCGGCCTGGGCTGGATCAACATCGCCGCCGACTGGTCGCGCTACCAGCACCGGGACGCCTCCAACGGCTCCATCGTCTTGTGGAACACCCTCGGCGGCTCGGTCGCCCCGGTGATCCTGGTGACGTTCGGCCTGCTGCTCGCCGGCTCCGACCCCGCCCTGAGCGAGGGCATCGCCAGCGACCCGATCGGCACGCTCGCCACCATCCTGCCCATCTGGGTGCTGATCCCGTTCTGGATCACCGCCGTGCTCGCGCTGGTCTCCGGCGCCGTGCTCGGCATCTACTCTTCGGGCCTGACGCTGCTCAGCCTGGGCATCCGCATCCCGCGCCCGGCGGCGGCCGCCATCGACGGCGTCATCCTCACCATCGGCACCATCTGGGTGGTGTTCTTCGCCGAGAACTTCCTCGGCCCGTTCCAGAGCTTCCTGCTCATCCTCGGCGTCCCGATGGCGTCGTGGGCCGGCATCCTGATCGCCGACATCGTCACCCGCAAGCGCCCCTACGACGAGCTCGCGCTCTTCGAGCCGACCGGCCGCTACCAGGCGTTCGACTGGGTCTCGATCGGCACCCTGGTCGTGGCCACGATCATCGGCTGGGGCCTGGTCATCAACCAGTTCGCCGGCGACGCGCCGTGGGCCAACTGGCAGGGCTACCTGCTCGAGCCGCTCGGCCTGGGCACCCGCACCGTCGTCGAAGGCGTTGAGGCCTGGGACGGCGTCTGGCCGTGGGCCAACCTCGGCGTCCTGCTGGCGCTGCTGCTGAGCTTTGTCGTGACGCTGATCGCGCGCCGCGGCACCATCGCCCGCCAGGAGGAGCGGGCGTGA
- a CDS encoding cysteine hydrolase family protein: MSRPWLVVIDPQRIFADPDSDWGSPMWSDAVRRINELLPHYAGRTIITRWVPPEASGRVGSWDAYMKAWPFADRPSTDPYFDLVEELDASGAVVVDAPTFGKWDVLAPIVGEAAELVITGVSTDCCVISTVLPAADAGATVTVVTDGCAGSTPENHAAALQVMGLYPPQVTLRTAAEVTA, translated from the coding sequence GTGAGCCGGCCCTGGTTGGTCGTCATCGACCCGCAGCGCATCTTCGCCGACCCGGACTCCGACTGGGGCTCCCCGATGTGGTCGGACGCCGTGCGCCGCATCAACGAACTCCTGCCGCACTACGCCGGCCGGACGATCATCACGCGCTGGGTGCCGCCCGAGGCGTCCGGTCGCGTGGGATCGTGGGACGCCTACATGAAGGCCTGGCCGTTCGCCGACCGTCCGTCGACCGACCCGTACTTCGACCTCGTCGAGGAGCTGGACGCCTCGGGTGCGGTCGTGGTGGACGCCCCGACCTTCGGCAAGTGGGACGTCCTCGCCCCGATCGTGGGGGAGGCCGCCGAGCTGGTCATCACCGGCGTGTCGACGGACTGCTGCGTGATCTCGACGGTCCTTCCCGCGGCGGACGCCGGCGCCACGGTCACGGTCGTGACGGACGGCTGCGCGGGCTCGACCCCGGAGAACCACGCGGCGGCCCTGCAGGTCATGGGCCTCTACCCGCCCCAGGTGACCTTGCGGACGGCCGCGGAGGTCACGGCCTGA
- the guaA gene encoding glutamine-hydrolyzing GMP synthase: MEATHAPVLVVDFGAQYAQLIARRVREAKVYSEIVPHTASVEAIAARQPAAVVLSGGPQSVYAEGAPQVDPRLFELGIPVFGICYGFQAMAAALGGEVARTGVCEFGRTPTTVVERGTLLDNLPDSFSSWMSHGDAVKRAPEGFSVLAHTAGAPVAAFEDPERRLAGVQWHPEVLHSQHGQQVLAQFLYDVAGLEPNWTAANIVEESIAAIREQVGDRQVLCALSGGVDSAVAAALVHKAIGDQLTCAFVDHGLLRKGEREQVKEDFVRITGINLVVADAEDQFLGALAGVSDPEEKRKIIGREFIRVFESTVRDISEAEDIEFLVQGTLYPDVVESGGGEGAANIKSHHNVGGLPDDLQFTLIEPLRTLFKDEVRAVGTELGLPDEMVWRHPFPGPGLGIRIVGEVTRERLDLLRDADAIAREELTKSGLDRDVWQFPVVLLADVRSVGVQGDGRTYGHPIVLRPVSSEDAMTADWSRLPYELLEKISTRITNEVREINRVVLDVTSKPPGTIEWE, encoded by the coding sequence GTGGAAGCCACGCACGCGCCCGTCCTCGTCGTGGACTTCGGCGCCCAGTACGCCCAGCTCATCGCCCGCCGCGTCCGCGAGGCGAAGGTGTACTCCGAGATCGTCCCGCACACGGCGTCGGTCGAGGCCATCGCGGCCCGCCAGCCCGCCGCGGTGGTGCTCTCGGGCGGGCCGCAGTCGGTGTACGCCGAGGGCGCGCCGCAGGTCGACCCGCGGCTGTTCGAGCTGGGCATCCCTGTGTTCGGCATCTGCTACGGCTTCCAGGCCATGGCCGCCGCCCTCGGCGGCGAGGTGGCCCGCACCGGGGTCTGCGAGTTCGGCCGCACGCCCACGACCGTCGTCGAGCGCGGCACGCTGCTGGACAACCTGCCCGACTCCTTCTCCAGCTGGATGAGCCACGGCGACGCGGTGAAGCGCGCGCCGGAGGGCTTCTCCGTCCTGGCCCACACCGCCGGCGCCCCAGTGGCCGCGTTCGAGGACCCCGAGCGCCGCCTGGCCGGCGTGCAGTGGCACCCCGAGGTGCTGCACTCCCAGCACGGCCAGCAGGTGCTGGCCCAGTTCCTCTACGACGTCGCCGGCCTCGAGCCGAACTGGACGGCCGCCAACATCGTCGAGGAGTCGATCGCCGCGATCCGCGAGCAGGTCGGCGACAGGCAGGTGCTGTGCGCGCTGTCCGGCGGGGTCGACTCCGCCGTGGCCGCCGCCCTGGTGCACAAGGCGATCGGTGACCAGCTGACCTGCGCCTTCGTCGACCACGGCCTGCTGCGCAAGGGGGAGCGCGAGCAGGTCAAGGAGGACTTCGTCCGCATCACCGGCATCAACCTCGTGGTCGCCGACGCCGAGGACCAGTTCCTCGGGGCGCTGGCCGGGGTCTCCGACCCCGAGGAGAAGCGCAAGATCATCGGTCGGGAGTTCATCCGGGTCTTCGAGTCCACCGTGCGCGACATCAGCGAGGCCGAGGACATCGAGTTCCTCGTGCAGGGCACGCTGTACCCCGACGTGGTCGAGTCCGGCGGTGGCGAGGGTGCGGCCAACATCAAGAGCCACCACAACGTCGGCGGCCTGCCCGACGACCTGCAGTTCACGCTCATCGAGCCGTTGCGCACCCTGTTCAAGGACGAGGTCCGTGCGGTGGGCACCGAGCTGGGCCTGCCCGACGAGATGGTCTGGCGCCACCCGTTCCCCGGCCCGGGCCTCGGCATCCGCATCGTCGGCGAGGTCACCCGCGAGCGGCTCGACCTGCTCCGGGACGCCGACGCCATCGCCCGCGAGGAGCTCACGAAGTCGGGCCTCGACCGCGACGTCTGGCAGTTCCCCGTGGTGCTGCTGGCCGACGTCCGCAGCGTCGGCGTCCAGGGCGACGGTCGCACCTACGGCCACCCGATCGTGCTGCGCCCCGTCTCCAGCGAGGACGCCATGACCGCCGACTGGTCGCGCCTGCCGTACGAGCTGCTCGAGAAGATCTCGACCCGCATCACCAACGAGGTGCGCGAGATCAACCGCGTCGTGCTCGACGTGACCAGCAAGCCGCCGGGCACCATCGAGTGGGAGTGA
- a CDS encoding long-chain-fatty-acid--CoA ligase — protein MTKPEWTKNYQPGVPAEIDLPDEPLSAMFARAARKGGKRVALEFFGATTTYRELADQVDRAAAGLAALGVGPGDRVAIVLPNCPQHVVAFYAVLRLGAVVVEHNPLYTATELATMFADHGARVAIAWDVAVPKLPTVEHVVAVNLLEAFPTVKRLALHLPVPKLAATRKRLHAKAPGTTPWKQLVAHKPIRNWAEPTASDLAVVQYTSGTIGAFKGAMLTHRNLYANALQGAAWMKDAKDGKETIYAVLPMFHAFGMTLYLTFGMLKRARIVLFPTFDVDMVLDAAKKRPPTVYCAVPPIYEKTARRAIERKISLKSAKFCISGAMKLTDPVVKLWESVSGGLLVEGYGLTETSPVALGNPFWPTRRTGTIGVPFPSTLMRVVDPDDPTREVAQGEEGELLLKGPQVFSGYWNAPEETAKALLPDGWLRTGDVVVVDADGFTTIVDRLKEIIVTGGFNVSPSEVEHVLVEHPDISDVAVVGLQTESGEQVAAAVVLREGAHLDVAAVRAWAKERLAAYKVPRSFVEVEELPKSMLGKVLRKQVREAITSAS, from the coding sequence GTGACCAAGCCTGAGTGGACCAAGAACTACCAACCCGGCGTCCCGGCCGAGATCGACCTGCCGGACGAGCCCCTGAGCGCCATGTTCGCGCGCGCCGCCCGCAAGGGCGGCAAGCGCGTGGCGCTGGAGTTCTTCGGCGCCACCACCACCTACCGCGAGCTCGCCGACCAGGTCGACCGGGCCGCGGCGGGGCTGGCGGCGCTCGGCGTCGGTCCCGGCGACCGGGTCGCGATCGTCCTGCCCAACTGCCCCCAGCACGTGGTCGCCTTCTACGCGGTCCTGCGCCTGGGGGCGGTCGTGGTGGAGCACAACCCGCTCTACACGGCGACCGAGCTGGCCACGATGTTCGCCGACCACGGCGCGCGCGTCGCGATCGCCTGGGACGTCGCCGTGCCGAAGCTGCCCACGGTCGAGCACGTGGTCGCGGTCAACCTGCTCGAGGCCTTCCCGACCGTCAAGCGGCTCGCCCTGCACCTGCCCGTGCCGAAGCTGGCCGCCACCCGCAAGCGGCTGCACGCCAAGGCTCCGGGCACCACGCCGTGGAAGCAGCTGGTGGCGCACAAGCCGATCCGCAACTGGGCCGAGCCCACGGCGTCCGACCTCGCGGTGGTGCAGTACACCTCGGGCACGATCGGCGCCTTCAAGGGCGCCATGCTCACCCACCGCAACCTGTACGCGAACGCGCTGCAGGGCGCGGCGTGGATGAAGGACGCGAAGGACGGCAAGGAGACCATCTACGCCGTGCTGCCGATGTTCCACGCGTTCGGGATGACGCTGTACCTGACGTTCGGGATGCTGAAGCGGGCCCGGATCGTGCTGTTCCCGACCTTCGACGTCGACATGGTGCTCGACGCGGCGAAGAAGCGCCCGCCGACGGTGTACTGCGCCGTGCCGCCCATCTACGAGAAGACCGCACGGCGCGCGATCGAGCGGAAGATCTCGCTCAAGTCGGCGAAGTTCTGCATCTCCGGGGCCATGAAGCTGACCGACCCCGTCGTCAAGCTGTGGGAGTCGGTCTCCGGCGGACTGCTCGTCGAGGGCTACGGCCTGACCGAGACCTCCCCGGTGGCGCTGGGCAACCCGTTCTGGCCGACGCGGCGCACCGGGACGATCGGCGTGCCGTTCCCCTCGACGCTGATGAGGGTGGTCGACCCCGACGACCCGACCCGCGAGGTCGCGCAGGGCGAGGAGGGCGAGCTGCTGCTCAAGGGCCCGCAGGTGTTCTCCGGCTACTGGAACGCCCCCGAGGAGACCGCGAAGGCGCTCCTGCCCGACGGCTGGCTGCGCACCGGTGACGTCGTGGTCGTGGACGCCGACGGTTTCACCACGATTGTGGACCGGCTCAAGGAGATCATCGTCACCGGCGGGTTCAACGTCTCGCCCTCGGAGGTCGAGCACGTGCTCGTGGAGCACCCCGACATCAGCGACGTCGCCGTGGTCGGCCTGCAGACCGAGTCGGGCGAGCAGGTGGCCGCCGCGGTCGTGCTGCGCGAGGGCGCGCACCTGGACGTGGCGGCGGTGCGCGCCTGGGCCAAGGAGCGGTTGGCGGCCTACAAGGTGCCGCGGTCGTTCGTCGAGGTCGAGGAACTGCCGAAGTCGATGCTGGGCAAGGTGCTGCGCAAGCAGGTCCGCGAGGCGATCACCTCAGCGAGCTGA
- a CDS encoding RNA polymerase sigma factor, whose product MSPPTRSTEGQALGFEEFVELHQVSLRRFALALTGNPHDADDLLQDTLVKLYLAWHRLEDHADLRASPARWPSTGSRAPTRPPGTPSTSTALRSP is encoded by the coding sequence ATGTCCCCACCCACCCGATCCACCGAGGGACAGGCCCTCGGGTTCGAGGAGTTCGTCGAGCTGCACCAGGTGTCGCTCCGACGCTTCGCCCTCGCGCTCACCGGCAACCCGCACGACGCCGATGACCTGCTCCAGGACACCCTGGTGAAGCTGTACCTGGCCTGGCACCGGCTGGAGGACCACGCCGACCTGCGGGCCTCACCTGCACGATGGCCCTCGACGGGGTCACGTGCACCAACGAGGCCACCGGGCACTCCTTCCACCTCAACCGCGCTGAGGTCACCCTGA
- a CDS encoding oxygenase MpaB family protein, with amino-acid sequence MSPVPGVRVAQRALGEVLRSKVAGSDAGERGLQIWGTPGQRWFVPTDPIWRVHEDAAMFPGGVAALLLQSLHPLAMAGVAGHSGYKGDPWGRLHRTSNYIAVVTYGTIPDAEALIAQVRGVHERVRGKDERGRPYRASDPHLLTWIHVAEIAAFLWTHRAYGPRPLSDADADTYVAQTGVSARLLGVPEPPTSVAGLEEVIASFLPELELTNAAAETIDFLLRTPPLPWAARPGYWMLAAGGIAVLPDWARDLIGTRVPVPVGRALGRVGAATVRWGLAGVESGRRSAPPPAS; translated from the coding sequence ATGAGTCCCGTGCCCGGAGTCCGTGTCGCCCAGCGCGCGCTCGGTGAGGTGCTGCGCTCGAAGGTGGCGGGCAGCGACGCGGGGGAGCGCGGCCTGCAGATCTGGGGCACGCCGGGCCAGCGCTGGTTCGTGCCGACCGACCCGATCTGGCGGGTGCACGAGGACGCGGCGATGTTCCCCGGCGGGGTCGCCGCCCTCCTGCTGCAGTCGCTGCACCCGCTCGCGATGGCGGGGGTGGCGGGCCACTCCGGCTACAAGGGCGACCCGTGGGGGCGGCTCCACCGCACGAGCAACTACATCGCGGTGGTCACCTACGGCACGATCCCTGACGCCGAGGCGCTCATCGCCCAGGTGCGCGGCGTGCACGAGCGGGTGCGGGGCAAGGACGAGCGCGGACGCCCCTACCGGGCCTCCGACCCCCACCTGCTGACCTGGATCCACGTCGCCGAGATCGCGGCCTTCCTGTGGACGCACCGCGCCTACGGCCCGCGCCCCCTCTCCGACGCGGACGCCGACACCTACGTCGCGCAGACCGGTGTCTCCGCGCGCCTGCTCGGGGTGCCCGAGCCGCCGACCTCGGTGGCGGGGCTCGAGGAGGTCATCGCGTCGTTCCTGCCCGAGCTCGAGCTCACGAACGCGGCCGCCGAGACGATCGACTTCCTGCTGCGGACGCCGCCCCTGCCGTGGGCGGCCCGGCCGGGCTATTGGATGCTGGCCGCCGGGGGGATCGCCGTGCTGCCCGACTGGGCCCGCGACCTGATCGGCACCCGGGTGCCGGTGCCCGTCGGCCGGGCGCTGGGGCGCGTCGGCGCCGCCACGGTGCGGTGGGGACTCGCAGGCGTGGAGAGCGGGCGGCGGTCCGCACCGCCGCCCGCCTCGTGA
- a CDS encoding PspC domain-containing protein produces METKLTRSRSNKMIAGVCGGLAQQFNVDANLLRVLFVLAGIFLQFGWLIYVALWLLLPYEDGGPTGFDALRKQFGQSSN; encoded by the coding sequence ATGGAGACCAAGTTGACCCGCAGCCGTTCGAACAAGATGATCGCCGGCGTCTGCGGCGGCCTCGCCCAGCAGTTCAACGTCGACGCCAACCTGCTGCGCGTGCTGTTCGTGCTCGCCGGCATCTTCCTGCAGTTCGGCTGGCTCATCTACGTCGCGCTCTGGCTGCTGCTGCCCTACGAGGACGGCGGCCCCACGGGCTTCGACGCCCTGCGCAAGCAGTTCGGCCAGTCGAGCAACTGA
- a CDS encoding PspC domain-containing protein: MPNLPVRDRSDAKLLGVCSALARTWAIDPLVVRVAFVVVGLLTNGFVLAVYAMLWAILPERGGVAPLHRMLPSARSWSWGTLATIALLVTAVAAAATGTGPGAFVIFALAWLILRFGFAGRGPGARAAQAPLPPPVPTTPFERYAQVWQQRLANVDAGRPADWVPDVEAADPAGLYAADRPWDAPAARPSAPTTRRRGLRTWLGILVALGVTWAALSFATASGEPVGTLAWSAATLVVLGLALLFSARSTPKVSGRPFLLLPVTVLVAVGTLVALVPGQLVSDARRAVGADATSAADVTHLPIGDHTVDLSGRGPAGGALRYELPIGDLVVVVPREGNVVVTGSAGVGDVTMPDGTGDGFKVEREWRRVTDPDAPVLTIEAAVGAGEIEVRS; the protein is encoded by the coding sequence ATGCCCAACCTCCCCGTGCGTGACCGCTCGGACGCCAAGCTGCTCGGCGTCTGCTCGGCGCTGGCGCGCACGTGGGCGATCGACCCCCTGGTGGTCCGGGTCGCCTTCGTGGTGGTGGGGCTGCTGACCAACGGGTTCGTCCTGGCCGTCTACGCGATGCTGTGGGCGATCCTGCCCGAGCGCGGCGGCGTCGCCCCGCTCCACCGGATGCTCCCCTCCGCCCGGTCCTGGTCGTGGGGCACGCTGGCAACCATCGCCCTGCTCGTCACCGCCGTCGCCGCGGCGGCCACCGGCACCGGCCCCGGCGCGTTCGTCATCTTCGCTCTCGCGTGGCTGATCCTGCGGTTCGGCTTCGCCGGCAGGGGGCCGGGGGCCCGGGCCGCCCAGGCCCCGCTCCCCCCGCCCGTGCCCACCACCCCCTTCGAGCGTTACGCCCAGGTCTGGCAGCAGCGCCTGGCCAACGTCGACGCCGGACGCCCCGCGGACTGGGTCCCCGACGTCGAGGCGGCCGACCCGGCCGGCCTGTACGCGGCCGACAGGCCCTGGGACGCCCCCGCCGCCCGCCCGTCCGCCCCGACCACGCGTCGCCGCGGCCTGCGCACCTGGCTCGGCATCCTCGTGGCCCTCGGCGTGACGTGGGCGGCGCTCTCGTTCGCCACGGCGTCGGGCGAACCCGTCGGCACGCTCGCCTGGTCGGCGGCCACCCTCGTGGTCCTGGGCCTCGCGCTGCTGTTCTCCGCGCGCTCCACCCCGAAGGTGTCGGGGCGCCCGTTCCTCCTGCTGCCCGTCACCGTGCTGGTCGCCGTCGGCACCCTCGTCGCGCTGGTCCCCGGCCAGCTGGTGTCCGACGCCCGCCGCGCCGTGGGGGCCGACGCGACCTCCGCCGCCGACGTCACCCACCTGCCCATCGGCGACCACACCGTCGACCTGTCCGGCCGCGGTCCCGCCGGTGGCGCCCTGCGCTACGAACTGCCGATCGGCGACCTGGTCGTCGTCGTGCCCCGCGAGGGCAACGTCGTGGTCACCGGCTCGGCCGGCGTCGGCGACGTGACCATGCCCGACGGCACCGGCGACGGGTTCAAGGTCGAGCGCGAGTGGCGGCGGGTGACCGACCCCGACGCCCCGGTCCTCACCATCGAGGCCGCCGTCGGCGCCGGCGAGATCGAGGTGCGCTCATGA
- a CDS encoding ATP-binding protein gives MLEATNGDDVAARQPRRLARPVERAQVAGVAAGLGEHLGVAPLVLRAIFAVLAAWQFLGVGVYLLLWLVIPPVTGPRRAPGVDAATRQGMRTQEATGPRGGDVGQVVALALVTGGGMWLLQALGWGASPVWLLIAALASLAAGLVWWQADRARGTASDQAHGWRSWFRTVAAHWTVVLAHVVALLALGAAITLTLLQMPAMDTLGVLLVGLGLFVAGLVLLAAPWALRARRALVALREAKLLSDARADMAAHLHDSVLQTLALIQRQADDPREVARLARRQERELREWLYGEDEGADTLRAALLEAALEVEDNFPVQVETITVGDDVDLTPALRELVRAAREAVLNAAKHSGAPTVDVYAEVSEELVEVFVRDRGRGFDTEQIAEDRMGVRGSILDRMARHHGVARIRSSAERGTEVTLEMRR, from the coding sequence ATGCTCGAGGCCACGAACGGGGACGACGTCGCGGCACGCCAGCCGCGCCGCCTCGCGCGCCCCGTCGAGCGCGCCCAGGTCGCCGGCGTGGCCGCGGGACTGGGCGAGCACCTCGGCGTGGCCCCCCTCGTGCTGCGGGCGATCTTCGCCGTGCTGGCCGCGTGGCAGTTCCTCGGGGTCGGCGTCTACCTCCTGCTGTGGCTCGTGATCCCGCCCGTGACGGGCCCGCGGCGGGCCCCCGGGGTCGACGCCGCCACCCGGCAGGGCATGCGGACGCAGGAGGCGACCGGCCCACGGGGCGGGGACGTCGGCCAGGTGGTCGCGCTCGCGCTCGTGACCGGCGGCGGCATGTGGCTGCTGCAGGCGCTCGGGTGGGGAGCCTCCCCGGTGTGGCTGCTGATCGCGGCGCTCGCGAGCCTGGCCGCCGGGCTGGTGTGGTGGCAGGCGGACCGGGCCCGGGGCACGGCCTCGGACCAGGCGCACGGCTGGCGCAGCTGGTTCCGCACCGTGGCCGCGCACTGGACGGTCGTGCTGGCCCACGTGGTCGCCCTCCTCGCGCTGGGCGCCGCGATCACCCTCACGCTGCTGCAGATGCCCGCCATGGACACCTTGGGCGTCTTGCTCGTCGGGCTCGGCCTGTTCGTGGCCGGCCTGGTGCTGCTGGCCGCCCCGTGGGCGCTGCGGGCCCGCCGGGCGCTCGTGGCGCTCCGCGAGGCCAAGCTCCTCTCCGACGCCCGCGCCGACATGGCCGCCCACCTGCACGACTCGGTGCTCCAGACTTTGGCCCTGATCCAGCGCCAAGCCGACGACCCCCGCGAGGTCGCCCGCCTGGCCCGCCGCCAGGAGCGCGAGCTCCGCGAGTGGCTCTACGGCGAGGACGAGGGCGCCGACACCCTGCGCGCGGCCCTGCTCGAGGCGGCGCTGGAGGTCGAGGACAACTTCCCGGTTCAGGTCGAGACCATCACCGTCGGCGACGACGTCGACCTCACCCCGGCGCTGCGCGAGCTCGTGCGCGCCGCCCGCGAGGCCGTGCTGAATGCGGCCAAGCACTCGGGCGCCCCCACGGTGGACGTCTACGCTGAGGTCTCAGAGGAACTGGTCGAGGTGTTCGTCCGTGATCGCGGGCGGGGCTTCGACACCGAGCAGATCGCCGAGGACCGCATGGGCGTCCGCGGCAGCATCCTCGACCGGATGGCGCGCCACCACGGGGTGGCCCGGATCCGGTCGTCGGCGGAACGAGGAACCGAAGTGACACTGGAGATGAGGCGATGA